From a single Microbacterium murale genomic region:
- a CDS encoding ATP-dependent helicase: MSALDALDERQREAASVLRGPVAVLAGAGTGKTRVITHRIAHGVDTGAYSPSRVMAVTFTAKAAGELRGRLRGLGIEGVVARTFHAAALAQLNFFWPTLAGSPAPSIIDNKVRLLGQAAEQLRLRPDTATLRDIASEIEWRKVSMLSIEQHAALGRSVGRVSTEQLAALQQGYEALKDDRRQLDFEDVLLACAGMLEAEPRVSASVHEQYRHFTVDEFQDVSPLQNRLLELWLGDRRDICVVGDASQTIYSFAGADQKYLLEFGRRYPDATVVRLETNYRSQPPILAAANALMNGRAGALELVAARESLTAEAPTVTAYASETEEAAGIAASIAARIAAGASPSEIAVLYRAHSQSGVIQQALGEAGIASRVLGGKRFFDMPEVRQAVLALRGASVAPTERGFLSNVQKVLRELGLSDEPPAAGGAQRDGWEARRAILRLAEEAPSETTLRSFSEALMARAKDQHEPTIQAVTMSTLHAAKGLEWPHVHLAGWTEGALPISYATGFDAIDEERRLAYVGITRAARTLALSWSHAAGRGERQPSRFLQEIGTTARGTGILRETSPNATRGGRRG; this comes from the coding sequence GTGAGCGCGCTCGACGCCCTCGACGAACGACAGCGGGAAGCGGCATCCGTGCTGCGCGGACCCGTCGCAGTGCTCGCCGGTGCCGGTACGGGCAAGACCCGTGTCATCACCCATCGCATCGCGCACGGCGTCGATACCGGCGCATACTCGCCGAGCCGCGTCATGGCCGTCACCTTCACGGCGAAGGCCGCGGGCGAGCTTCGCGGACGCCTCCGCGGCCTCGGCATCGAAGGCGTGGTCGCCCGCACCTTCCACGCGGCCGCCCTCGCGCAGCTGAACTTCTTCTGGCCGACTCTCGCCGGCTCTCCTGCGCCGAGCATCATCGACAACAAGGTGCGGCTGCTCGGCCAGGCCGCCGAGCAGCTGCGCCTGCGTCCTGACACCGCGACGCTTCGCGACATCGCCAGTGAGATCGAGTGGCGCAAGGTCTCGATGCTCTCGATCGAGCAGCATGCAGCGCTCGGAAGGTCCGTAGGGCGGGTGAGCACGGAGCAGCTCGCCGCGTTGCAGCAGGGCTACGAGGCTCTCAAGGACGATCGTCGGCAGCTCGACTTCGAAGACGTGCTGCTCGCATGCGCGGGAATGCTGGAGGCGGAGCCGCGCGTCTCGGCGTCCGTGCACGAGCAATACCGGCATTTCACCGTCGACGAGTTCCAGGACGTCTCGCCCCTGCAGAACCGATTGCTGGAGCTCTGGCTGGGCGATCGCCGCGACATCTGCGTCGTAGGCGACGCCAGCCAGACGATCTACTCCTTCGCGGGTGCCGACCAGAAGTACCTGCTCGAGTTCGGGCGCCGTTACCCAGACGCCACTGTCGTGCGCTTGGAGACCAATTACCGCTCGCAGCCGCCGATCCTCGCAGCTGCGAACGCTCTGATGAACGGGCGCGCCGGTGCGCTCGAGCTCGTCGCGGCCCGCGAGTCCCTGACCGCCGAGGCGCCTACCGTCACTGCGTACGCCAGCGAGACGGAAGAGGCGGCCGGTATCGCCGCGTCGATCGCCGCCCGGATCGCCGCCGGCGCTTCCCCGTCCGAGATCGCGGTGCTGTACCGGGCGCACTCGCAGTCCGGCGTGATCCAGCAGGCCCTCGGAGAGGCCGGCATCGCGTCGCGGGTGCTCGGTGGCAAGCGATTCTTCGATATGCCTGAGGTGCGCCAGGCGGTGCTCGCGCTGCGAGGCGCCTCCGTCGCGCCGACGGAGCGGGGATTCCTCTCGAACGTGCAGAAGGTACTGCGCGAGCTGGGGCTCAGCGACGAGCCGCCTGCCGCAGGAGGGGCGCAGCGCGACGGCTGGGAGGCGCGACGTGCCATCCTGCGCCTCGCGGAGGAGGCGCCGAGTGAGACCACGCTCCGATCCTTCAGCGAGGCGCTGATGGCGAGAGCGAAGGACCAGCACGAGCCGACGATCCAGGCGGTGACGATGTCGACCCTGCACGCTGCCAAGGGCTTGGAATGGCCGCATGTGCATCTCGCGGGCTGGACGGAAGGTGCCCTGCCCATCTCCTACGCGACTGGGTTCGATGCGATCGACGAGGAACGGCGTCTCGCCTACGTCGGCATCACGCGCGCCGCGCGAACCCTGGCGCTGTCGTGGTCTCATGCCGCTGGTCGGGGTGAGCGGCAGCCGTCCCGGTTCCTTCAGGAGATCGGAACGACTGCTCGCGGCACCGGCATTCTGCGTGAAACTTCACCGAACGCCACACGCGGCGGCCGTCGGGGCTGA
- the nudC gene encoding NAD(+) diphosphatase, whose product MTVRRALFDRAAHLRDEPGILDALRASGDVRVIVVREGRVRIEDATLVTVAADEVAEAQWALLGRHSDSSPLLLAVEAVSEDSIDAAPAEAWLGLRDAGGLLDPENTELLVESIALAGWLSDARFCARCGSDTELRQGGWSRRCHACQHDIFPRTDPAVIVAVESDDGEKLLLGANANWHGRMYSCFAGFVEAGESLELTVHREIEEEAGVRLDSVRYIGSQPWPYPRSLMVGFRATASDERRARPDGEEIIDVRWFTRDEIGSALNGDGPVGLPGPASIARALIQGWYEDRA is encoded by the coding sequence ATGACTGTCCGCCGTGCCTTGTTCGACCGTGCCGCGCACCTGCGCGACGAGCCGGGGATCCTCGATGCGCTGCGCGCATCGGGTGATGTCCGGGTGATCGTCGTGCGTGAGGGGCGCGTGCGTATCGAAGATGCCACGCTCGTCACGGTCGCCGCAGACGAGGTGGCAGAGGCGCAGTGGGCACTGCTCGGCCGTCACAGCGACAGCAGTCCGCTCCTTCTCGCCGTCGAAGCAGTCTCCGAGGATTCCATCGACGCGGCCCCGGCCGAGGCCTGGCTCGGGCTGCGCGATGCCGGCGGCCTCCTCGATCCGGAGAACACCGAACTCCTCGTCGAGTCGATCGCGCTGGCCGGTTGGTTGAGCGATGCGCGCTTCTGCGCGCGGTGCGGATCCGACACCGAGCTGCGCCAGGGCGGCTGGTCGCGGAGATGCCACGCGTGCCAGCACGACATCTTCCCTCGCACCGACCCCGCGGTGATCGTCGCCGTCGAGAGCGACGACGGCGAGAAGTTGCTGCTCGGGGCGAACGCGAACTGGCACGGCCGGATGTACTCCTGCTTCGCAGGTTTCGTCGAAGCGGGCGAATCGCTCGAGCTGACGGTGCACCGGGAGATCGAGGAGGAGGCCGGCGTACGGCTGGACTCCGTCCGCTACATCGGCTCGCAGCCATGGCCGTACCCGCGCTCGCTCATGGTCGGCTTCCGCGCGACGGCATCCGACGAACGCCGCGCGCGTCCCGACGGTGAAGAGATCATCGACGTCCGATGGTTCACACGCGACGAGATCGGCAGCGCGCTCAACGGCGACGGTCCTGTCGGCTTGCCCGGGCCGGCATCCATCGCGAGAGCCCTCATCCAGGGCTGGTACGAGGATCGGGCGTGA
- a CDS encoding phosphotransferase yields the protein MARSPFTLAAAVTAALSGAEVVGARTLTADGDGRFDSAVVTLADGRELAIRVGDDDETARELAAESLALRALTAGARAMLPFRAPEYIGETRLADGRALVTELLPGFQIEAGHVPGGRGAAESMGASIAAVHALPASVVRGAGLPARSAEESREEIRQLVDRAAATGRIPARLTVRWREAVDDDELWRFESAVTLGGVQATSFLFDDDPERGPAVVGVVHWHGLSLGDPAVDLAWLSSATDAAGDVHAAYAEASDRTPDGALALRARLLAELEFARWLVHGDSLHRKDIMDDAAALLEALAEGLRENDLSVIAQRSEGVDSALDALGRVPETAATRVNTAMETDAYNPQDLLPGDTGEALGGDQTRGGTNDEDAFVGDSTEDLSEITKSDLRPRDDAADSGSEALWTDKTGTDPSAADPADEAQRAARAALQRWTSSSSE from the coding sequence ATGGCACGGTCTCCCTTTACTCTAGCGGCGGCGGTCACAGCCGCACTGTCCGGGGCGGAGGTCGTCGGCGCACGAACTCTGACGGCTGACGGCGACGGTCGGTTCGATTCTGCGGTCGTGACCCTCGCTGACGGGCGCGAACTCGCGATCCGCGTCGGCGACGACGACGAGACCGCACGAGAACTCGCTGCGGAGTCGCTGGCTCTGCGCGCGCTGACCGCTGGCGCGCGAGCCATGCTCCCCTTCCGCGCGCCGGAATACATCGGAGAGACCCGTCTCGCTGACGGCCGTGCGCTCGTGACGGAGCTGCTGCCCGGTTTCCAGATCGAAGCGGGGCACGTACCAGGTGGTCGCGGCGCAGCCGAGTCGATGGGGGCATCGATCGCAGCGGTGCATGCGCTGCCGGCCTCCGTCGTGCGCGGCGCCGGGCTCCCAGCCCGCAGCGCCGAGGAATCGCGCGAGGAGATCCGCCAGCTCGTCGATCGTGCGGCGGCGACCGGCCGTATTCCCGCTCGGCTCACGGTGCGCTGGCGTGAAGCCGTGGATGACGACGAACTGTGGCGTTTCGAGTCGGCTGTGACGCTCGGCGGCGTGCAGGCCACTTCGTTCCTGTTCGACGACGACCCAGAACGGGGCCCGGCAGTCGTCGGCGTCGTGCACTGGCACGGACTTTCGCTCGGGGATCCTGCCGTGGATCTCGCCTGGCTCTCATCCGCGACGGATGCTGCTGGTGATGTGCACGCGGCCTACGCGGAGGCGTCCGACCGGACACCGGACGGTGCCCTGGCGCTGCGCGCGCGACTGCTGGCGGAACTGGAGTTCGCGCGTTGGCTGGTGCACGGCGATTCACTGCACCGCAAGGACATCATGGACGACGCGGCTGCGCTGCTCGAAGCACTGGCCGAAGGACTGCGCGAGAACGATCTCTCGGTCATCGCTCAGCGCAGCGAGGGCGTCGATTCCGCGCTGGACGCGCTGGGACGAGTTCCCGAGACGGCGGCAACGCGGGTCAACACCGCCATGGAGACCGACGCCTACAACCCGCAGGACCTTCTGCCAGGCGACACCGGGGAGGCGCTCGGAGGCGATCAGACCAGGGGCGGAACGAACGACGAAGATGCGTTCGTGGGCGACTCCACCGAGGACCTCAGCGAGATCACGAAGTCGGACCTGCGTCCGCGGGATGATGCCGCCGACTCCGGATCAGAGGCGCTGTGGACCGACAAGACAGGGACGGACCCGAGTGCGGCCGATCCTGCGGATGAGGCTCAGCGTGCCGCGCGCGCTGCGCTCCAGCGCTGGACGAGTTCCTCCTCCGAGTAG
- a CDS encoding zinc-dependent metalloprotease, translating into MADNDPTPEDFQEFLRKMMSGAGGGDFDLNALQNALGGAEGFEIDPAMMAGLMQQLQGAFGGDPWENTLRQALHIANREGQGITDGSRHSLVDAFALANLWLGEATTISELADSPLAMTRGEWVEKTLPVWKEIAGPVSTSIADALTSALDSQVPDDMREAIQGAGQLMRGLGSSVFAAQFGQVLGNLSLEVVSGGDVGIPVLPAGTAALIPQNITAFGEGLEIPEDQITLYLATRELAYARLYRHAKWLHLHVMSQITDFARGVTVDVEALEDVASRLDPSNPEELRAAIEGGALLPAQTEAQREALARLENIIATIDGWVDVVTAEATSRLPDSVRLAEAARRRRAVGGPAEDALGALVGLKLRPRRMREASAMWQKVTDAVGIAARDSLWDYPDLQPTAADIDDPTALIERLQARARGEAPVADEFDEALTRLLAGDDFSDEEKPDDTDEGDDGQDGEEPDDGKNRGGETPV; encoded by the coding sequence ATGGCAGACAACGACCCGACCCCCGAGGACTTCCAAGAGTTCCTGCGGAAGATGATGTCCGGCGCGGGCGGAGGAGACTTCGATCTGAACGCTCTGCAGAACGCCCTCGGCGGCGCGGAGGGCTTCGAGATCGATCCGGCGATGATGGCCGGACTCATGCAACAGCTGCAGGGGGCGTTCGGCGGCGACCCGTGGGAGAACACTCTGCGCCAGGCGCTGCACATCGCCAACCGCGAAGGCCAGGGCATCACCGACGGCTCGCGCCACTCTCTCGTCGATGCCTTCGCGCTTGCGAATCTGTGGCTCGGCGAGGCCACCACCATCTCTGAGCTCGCCGACAGCCCTTTGGCCATGACGCGAGGCGAATGGGTCGAGAAGACCCTGCCGGTGTGGAAGGAGATCGCGGGCCCCGTCTCCACGAGCATCGCGGACGCGCTCACCAGCGCGCTCGACTCGCAGGTGCCCGACGACATGCGCGAGGCCATCCAGGGCGCCGGCCAGCTCATGCGCGGGCTCGGCTCATCGGTGTTCGCCGCCCAGTTCGGCCAGGTGCTCGGCAATCTCTCCCTCGAGGTCGTCTCGGGCGGCGACGTCGGCATCCCGGTGCTCCCCGCGGGCACAGCAGCCCTGATCCCCCAGAACATCACCGCATTCGGTGAAGGTCTCGAGATTCCCGAAGATCAGATCACGCTGTACCTCGCGACCCGCGAACTGGCCTACGCCCGCCTGTACCGGCACGCGAAATGGCTGCACCTTCACGTGATGTCGCAGATCACCGATTTCGCCCGCGGGGTGACCGTCGATGTCGAAGCGCTGGAAGATGTGGCGAGTCGTCTCGATCCGTCGAATCCGGAGGAGCTGCGTGCAGCGATCGAAGGCGGCGCCTTGCTCCCGGCTCAGACCGAAGCGCAGCGCGAGGCCCTCGCCCGCCTGGAGAACATCATCGCCACGATCGACGGCTGGGTGGACGTCGTCACAGCCGAAGCCACGTCGCGCCTGCCCGACAGCGTGCGTCTGGCGGAGGCCGCCCGACGTCGCCGCGCCGTCGGCGGGCCGGCAGAAGACGCGCTCGGTGCGCTCGTGGGCCTCAAGCTGCGTCCGCGCCGGATGCGGGAAGCATCGGCGATGTGGCAGAAGGTGACGGATGCCGTCGGCATCGCCGCCCGCGATTCGCTCTGGGATTACCCCGACCTGCAGCCGACCGCTGCCGACATCGACGACCCGACCGCGCTGATCGAGCGGTTGCAGGCGCGCGCACGAGGCGAGGCGCCTGTTGCGGATGAGTTCGATGAGGCGCTGACGCGTCTGCTGGCCGGCGACGACTTCTCCGACGAAGAGAAGCCGGATGACACCGACGAGGGCGACGACGGCCAGGATGGCGAGGAGCCTGACGACGGGAAGAACCGGGGCGGCGAGACTCCCGTCTGA
- a CDS encoding YlbL family protein, with protein MAHTRTPRVGLGVWALIVALVALVVLTFLPTPYVIQRPGPVYDTLGTAAGKDGEEVPLIAIEGAETFETSGTLNLLTVQVVGNRERTPSWFELALAWMDSSRAVVPIDAVFPEGVSSEDRDERNAALMVDSQHEATAAALNELGYDTGAEVKVVEAVEGSPAAGVLEENDIVTEIDGVKVTSAAELRAAIQESEGDPVELTVLRDGDQQIGVELTPELQTEGDVDTWLIGITLTTEYDFPIDVTIQLDNVGGPSAGMMFALGIVDELTPGEMTGGNDIAGTGTIDAAGTVGPIGGIRQKLYGAVDAGADYFLAPASNCDEVVGHVPDGLQVISTATLEESIDALEVIANGGDVDALPTCTAAAE; from the coding sequence TTGGCACACACGCGCACACCCAGAGTCGGTCTGGGCGTATGGGCACTCATCGTCGCACTCGTGGCTCTCGTCGTGCTCACCTTCCTCCCCACGCCCTACGTCATCCAGCGTCCCGGTCCGGTCTACGACACCCTCGGGACGGCCGCCGGCAAAGACGGCGAGGAGGTGCCGCTCATCGCGATCGAGGGTGCCGAGACATTCGAGACCAGCGGCACCCTGAACCTGCTGACGGTGCAGGTCGTGGGAAACCGGGAGCGCACGCCGTCGTGGTTCGAGCTCGCGCTCGCCTGGATGGACTCCTCTCGCGCCGTCGTGCCGATCGACGCGGTCTTCCCCGAGGGAGTGTCGAGCGAGGATCGCGACGAGCGCAACGCGGCACTGATGGTCGATTCGCAGCACGAGGCGACTGCGGCGGCGCTGAACGAGCTGGGCTACGACACCGGCGCAGAAGTGAAGGTCGTCGAGGCCGTCGAAGGCTCCCCTGCGGCCGGAGTGCTGGAGGAGAACGACATCGTCACGGAGATCGACGGAGTGAAGGTGACCAGTGCGGCCGAGCTGCGGGCCGCGATACAGGAGAGCGAGGGCGACCCCGTCGAGCTCACCGTGCTCCGTGACGGCGACCAGCAGATCGGAGTCGAACTCACCCCAGAGCTTCAGACCGAGGGCGACGTCGACACCTGGCTCATCGGCATCACCCTGACCACCGAGTACGACTTCCCGATCGACGTGACGATCCAGCTCGACAACGTGGGCGGGCCGAGCGCCGGAATGATGTTCGCGCTAGGCATCGTCGACGAACTCACGCCGGGCGAGATGACAGGCGGCAACGACATCGCCGGCACCGGCACGATCGACGCCGCGGGCACAGTCGGCCCGATCGGCGGCATCCGGCAGAAGCTGTACGGAGCGGTCGATGCGGGTGCAGACTACTTCCTCGCCCCGGCGTCGAACTGCGATGAGGTCGTCGGTCACGTTCCGGACGGGCTGCAGGTGATCAGCACGGCGACACTCGAGGAATCGATCGACGCGCTCGAGGTCATCGCGAACGGCGGCGACGTCGACGCGCTTCCCACCTGCACGGCAGCGGCCGAATGA
- a CDS encoding ATP-dependent DNA helicase: MTSWNDQGPRLSALDVAAALGQPPPTPAQQRVIEAPPTPALVVAGAGSGKTETMSGRVVWLVANGHVRRDEILGLTFTRKAAGELAERIAARLALIDEYGRRGLLPHLPEIVASGLLRRVEEASAGAQRALVRTHVLGKLAERFDTGWEPTSPHSAEDLMIRPRVSTYNAFADSIVREHAARIGRDPDAAMLSQAASWMLAREVVLRADLPELEGIEYAVGTVVDAVQRLAGDVLDHRAELSSAERIAREYATAFEPYSGNGDIAKVTGNLLAFPTLAALVRAYIAEKQRRGVLDFADQVSGAYDIVESSPDVRADLREQHRVVLLDEYQDTSVIQTQFLAEVFRDAAVMAVGDPHQSIYGWRGASADNLYAFSRTFAHDAPAQNFSLMTSWRNDTSILGIANRVLEPLRRPGLDVPPLEPRPGAGTGAVGIRYPLTVHEEAAEVAEWFVERRAAHAAVPTPGGTPHTGAILFRSKRHMQTFAEALAAKGIPHRILGLGGLLTTPEVVDVVSALRVIHDPNAGSALIRLLVGPRFGIGLADMGALYDLASELSRRDSGLLPLPDELRARIRSSRGADEAVSIVDAVDVVRGLRDDYRLIQGITAEGRARIRTAGEMLERLRRASGQPIPELIRLIEAELRLDIELAANETRGPARVAATQLRAFADEVRAFLSADDRGTIGSLLAWLDKAESTDELMPRPEPPEPGVVQLLTIHGSKGLEWDAVAVVRLVEGELPSRPTDTSGWFGFGVLPFALRGDNAALPRFEWEPPAVGESDPEKRIKAGVASLTSRSKAAPGALTVFKDAYRDYQQQEERRLAYVAVTRARTDLLLTGAHWAGQKNPREASAYLREAIEVLGLEPISAVDDDENPYAGEGKTSVWPLDPLGGRRAVVESAAALVRDVDGDVVPTRQLERLLAERAERQRGIRVDPPTRVPASKFKDYVTDFDATVRGLSRPMPERPYRQTRLGTLFHAWVEHRSGLVGAGAGPESALWDSDEEQPDPWSVSASDEADLERLREIFERSEWAARQPIAVEIEIDFALGASADELGADTDELGADTEEGDIASSSGEGHIVICKLDAVYRREDRDGRIEIVDWKTGKAPRNAAEREERMLQLALYRLAYHRRFGVPLEEIDVALYYVADDLVIRGDRVYSEEELVQRWSAARAAR; this comes from the coding sequence ATGACGTCTTGGAATGACCAGGGCCCACGGCTCTCGGCTCTCGACGTCGCAGCGGCACTCGGTCAGCCCCCGCCCACTCCTGCGCAGCAGCGCGTCATAGAAGCGCCGCCCACTCCTGCGCTCGTCGTCGCCGGGGCCGGCAGCGGAAAGACCGAGACGATGTCGGGCCGCGTCGTCTGGCTCGTGGCGAACGGGCATGTGCGCCGCGACGAGATCCTCGGGCTGACGTTCACGCGCAAGGCCGCCGGCGAGCTGGCCGAGCGCATCGCAGCGCGGCTCGCGTTGATCGACGAGTACGGGCGGCGTGGTCTTCTGCCGCATCTTCCGGAGATCGTCGCCTCAGGGTTGCTGCGCCGTGTAGAAGAAGCGTCGGCCGGGGCGCAGCGCGCGCTGGTGCGCACCCACGTGCTGGGCAAGCTCGCCGAGCGATTCGACACCGGATGGGAGCCGACATCGCCGCATAGCGCGGAGGATCTGATGATCCGCCCTCGCGTCTCGACGTACAACGCGTTCGCCGACTCGATCGTGCGTGAGCATGCGGCACGGATCGGCCGCGATCCCGACGCCGCCATGCTCAGCCAGGCGGCATCCTGGATGCTGGCCCGCGAGGTCGTGCTGCGCGCCGATCTGCCGGAGCTGGAAGGCATCGAGTACGCCGTGGGCACCGTCGTCGACGCGGTGCAGCGCCTCGCAGGCGACGTGCTCGATCACCGAGCTGAGCTGAGCAGTGCGGAGCGGATCGCCCGCGAATACGCGACGGCGTTCGAGCCGTACAGCGGCAACGGCGACATCGCCAAGGTCACAGGCAATCTGCTCGCGTTCCCGACGCTCGCCGCGCTCGTACGTGCGTACATCGCGGAGAAGCAGCGCCGAGGCGTGCTCGACTTCGCCGATCAGGTGAGCGGAGCCTATGACATCGTCGAATCGTCACCCGATGTGCGGGCCGATCTGCGCGAACAGCACCGGGTGGTCCTGCTGGATGAGTATCAGGACACCTCGGTGATCCAGACCCAGTTCCTCGCCGAGGTGTTCCGAGACGCGGCCGTCATGGCGGTCGGGGACCCGCATCAGTCGATCTACGGCTGGCGTGGCGCCAGCGCAGACAACCTTTACGCGTTCTCTCGCACGTTCGCTCACGACGCCCCGGCGCAGAACTTCAGTCTCATGACGAGCTGGCGCAACGACACATCCATTCTGGGTATTGCCAACCGTGTGCTCGAGCCGCTGAGGCGCCCGGGACTCGACGTTCCGCCGTTGGAGCCGCGCCCCGGTGCCGGAACAGGCGCCGTCGGCATCCGCTATCCGCTCACGGTGCACGAAGAGGCGGCGGAGGTCGCGGAGTGGTTCGTCGAGCGCCGTGCCGCGCACGCGGCGGTTCCGACGCCCGGGGGGACGCCACACACCGGGGCGATCCTGTTCCGGTCCAAACGGCACATGCAGACGTTCGCCGAGGCCCTCGCGGCGAAGGGCATACCGCACCGCATTCTCGGCCTCGGTGGTCTGCTGACCACGCCGGAGGTCGTCGACGTCGTATCGGCCCTGCGTGTCATCCATGATCCGAACGCGGGCTCCGCACTCATCCGCCTGCTCGTGGGGCCGCGATTCGGCATCGGTCTCGCCGATATGGGCGCCCTGTACGACCTCGCGTCCGAGCTGTCGAGACGCGACAGCGGACTGCTGCCGCTGCCGGACGAACTGCGCGCCCGCATCCGCTCCTCGCGAGGCGCCGACGAAGCCGTGTCGATCGTGGACGCCGTCGATGTCGTGCGCGGGCTCCGCGACGACTATCGGCTCATCCAGGGCATCACTGCGGAAGGTCGCGCGCGGATACGCACGGCGGGGGAGATGCTGGAGCGCTTGCGACGCGCATCCGGTCAGCCGATCCCAGAGCTCATCCGCCTGATCGAGGCGGAGCTCCGTCTCGACATCGAGCTTGCGGCCAACGAGACGCGCGGGCCCGCACGCGTGGCCGCGACTCAACTTCGCGCTTTCGCCGATGAAGTGCGCGCATTCCTCTCTGCCGATGACCGTGGCACCATCGGATCCCTGCTGGCCTGGCTCGACAAGGCCGAGAGCACAGACGAACTGATGCCCCGGCCGGAGCCGCCAGAGCCCGGCGTCGTGCAACTGCTCACCATCCACGGTTCCAAGGGCCTCGAGTGGGATGCCGTCGCCGTGGTGCGTCTCGTCGAAGGAGAGCTGCCCTCCCGGCCCACCGACACATCTGGCTGGTTCGGGTTCGGCGTGCTGCCGTTCGCACTGCGTGGAGACAACGCGGCGTTGCCTCGCTTCGAGTGGGAACCGCCGGCGGTCGGCGAATCAGATCCGGAGAAGCGGATCAAGGCAGGCGTGGCCTCGCTGACGAGCAGGAGCAAAGCCGCCCCGGGGGCCCTCACGGTGTTCAAGGATGCCTACCGTGACTATCAGCAGCAGGAGGAGCGCCGCCTGGCGTACGTCGCGGTCACGCGGGCGCGCACTGATCTGCTCTTGACCGGAGCGCACTGGGCCGGGCAGAAGAATCCTCGCGAAGCCAGCGCGTACCTGCGTGAGGCGATCGAGGTGCTGGGGTTGGAGCCCATCTCCGCGGTCGACGATGACGAGAACCCGTATGCAGGGGAGGGGAAGACCAGCGTGTGGCCGCTGGATCCGCTGGGTGGTCGACGTGCCGTGGTCGAGTCCGCTGCCGCGCTGGTGCGCGATGTCGACGGGGATGTCGTTCCGACGAGGCAGTTGGAAAGACTGCTCGCCGAACGGGCCGAGCGTCAGCGTGGAATTCGCGTCGACCCGCCCACTCGCGTGCCCGCGTCGAAGTTCAAGGACTATGTGACGGACTTCGACGCCACGGTGAGAGGGCTCAGTAGACCCATGCCAGAGCGGCCGTACCGTCAGACGCGTCTCGGCACACTGTTCCACGCCTGGGTCGAACATCGATCGGGCCTCGTCGGAGCCGGTGCCGGCCCGGAGAGCGCGCTGTGGGACTCGGACGAGGAACAGCCGGATCCGTGGAGCGTCTCTGCCTCTGACGAGGCCGATCTGGAGCGCCTGCGTGAGATCTTCGAGCGGAGCGAATGGGCCGCACGTCAGCCGATCGCCGTCGAGATCGAGATCGACTTCGCCCTCGGTGCCAGCGCCGACGAACTCGGTGCCGACACCGACGAACTCGGTGCTGATACCGAGGAAGGCGATATCGCGAGCAGCTCGGGCGAAGGCCACATCGTCATCTGCAAGCTGGATGCCGTGTACCGCCGTGAGGATCGTGACGGACGTATCGAGATCGTCGACTGGAAGACCGGGAAGGCGCCCCGGAACGCCGCAGAGCGTGAAGAGCGGATGCTGCAGCTCGCGCTGTATCGCCTGGCCTACCACCGCCGCTTCGGCGTACCTCTGGAGGAGATCGACGTCGCGCTCTACTACGTCGCGGACGATCTCGTCATCCGTGGTGACCGGGTCTACTCGGAGGAGGAACTCGTCCAGCGCTGGAGCGCAGCGCGCGCGGCACGCTGA